DNA sequence from the Streptomyces tsukubensis genome:
GGCGGAGGCCCCGGGGGCCTCCTGGGCGGCCTGGGAACGGCGGGACCGGCCCGACACCCCGGGAACGGGCGTATCGGGCTCCTCCGCCCGGCTGCGCCCTTCCGTGCCCCCCTCCGCCTCGGCCGCGGTGTGCTCCTGCGACGAGGACGGCGGGAGCGCGGCCGCGTCGAGCGGATCGCTCTCCCCGGCGGGGGCCGGGACCCTCGGTTCGCCGTTCGCCGCGCGCCGCGGCGAGGACGACTGAAGCGCCATGCCCCCGGTCGTACGGAACAGTTCGTCGGCTCCGGGCAGACTCACTCGGCGTGACACCGGGCGAGCACCTCCCTGGCCAGCTGGCGGTACGCGGCGGCGCCCACCGAGTTCGACGCGTAGGTGGTGATCGGCTCACCGGCGACCGTGGTCTCCGGGAAGCGGACCGTCCGCCCGATGACGGTGTGGTACACGTGGTCGTCGAAGGCCTCGACCACCCGTGCGAGCACCTCACGGCTGTGCACGGTCCGTGAGTCGTACATCGTGGCGAGGATGCCGTCCAGCTCCAGTTCGGGGTTGAGCCGCTCCTGGACCTTCTCGATGGTCTCGGTCAGCAGGGCGACCCCGCGCAGCGCGAAGAACTCGCACTCCAGCGGGACGATCACCTTGTGCGCCGCGGTCAGCGCGTTCACGGTGAGCAGGCCGAGGGAGGGCTGACAGTCGATCACGATGTAGTCGTAGTCGGGGAGCAGCGGCTTCAGCGCCCGCTGGAGCGTGGACTCCCGGGCGACCTCGCTCACCAACTGCACTTCCGCGGCTGACAGGTCGATGTTGCTCGGCAGCAGGTCCATATTGGGCACGGCCGTCTTCAGC
Encoded proteins:
- a CDS encoding ParA family protein, producing MTTAHTMTMTDGLHVNATAGDESGRESTHFAAYEELPEGHFYDPDAEYEPDPEYAATLAPDAARQRRERIGPTGRPLPYFPIPGPLTDHGPAKIIAMCNQKGGVGKTTSTINLGAALAEYGRRVLLVDFDPQGALSVGLGVNPMELDLTVYNLLMERGMSADEVLLKTAVPNMDLLPSNIDLSAAEVQLVSEVARESTLQRALKPLLPDYDYIVIDCQPSLGLLTVNALTAAHKVIVPLECEFFALRGVALLTETIEKVQERLNPELELDGILATMYDSRTVHSREVLARVVEAFDDHVYHTVIGRTVRFPETTVAGEPITTYASNSVGAAAYRQLAREVLARCHAE